The following proteins are encoded in a genomic region of Pyrus communis chromosome 11, drPyrComm1.1, whole genome shotgun sequence:
- the LOC137707847 gene encoding uncharacterized protein, with protein sequence MGWIGESVDSIKSLQIRQVLTQAVSLGMIVTSALIIWKALMCVTSSESPVVVVLSGSMEPGFKRGDILFLHMSKEPIRAGEIVVFNIDGREIPIVHRVIKVHERKDTGEVDVLTKGDNNYGDDRLLYANGQLWLQRHHIMGRAVGFVPYVGWVTIIMTEKPIIKYILIGALGLLVITSKD encoded by the exons ATGGGTTGGATCGGTGAGAGCGTAGACTCCATCAAATCCCTGCAGATTCGGCAGGTCCTCACTCAGGCCGTCAGTCTCG GTATGATTGTCACATCTGCGCTTATAATATGGAAGGCGTTAATGTGTGTTACCAGCAGTGAGTCTCccgttgttgttgttttgtctGGAAGTATGGAACCTGGTTTCAAGAGG GGGGACATTTTGTTCTTGCACATGAGTAAAGAACCCATTCGTGCAGGAGAAATTGTTGTATTTAATATTGAT GGCCGTGAAATTCCAATTGTCCATCGCGTCATTAAG GTTCATGAACGAAAAGATACTGGAGAAGTTGATGTCCTAACAAAAG GAGATAACAATTATGGGGATGACAGGCTTCTTTATGCTAACGGTCAGCTGTGGCTACAACGGCATCATATCATGGGCAGAGCTGTAGG GTTTGTACCTTATGTCGGGTGGGTGACAATTATCATGACTGAAAAGCCTATTATTAAG TATATTCTAATTGGCGCGTTGGGGTTGCTTGTTATAACATCAAAGGACTAA
- the LOC137708954 gene encoding uncharacterized protein, producing the protein MKQTPGVVDLQMNRSSLPEALILPSNLLKFLTEVNNSPSQRVVHGGSPRWSCPPSGRLKLNVDGAWEKENYVGGVGVIIRNDEGSFMGAATYMFMDVFSRIQVEELAMRVSLEMVVERDLNKIIIESDAFQIISAMKEPSVNLSLIGPIIEDIKFLLSMVTEASVAHVCRQANSVAHKLARFALHGGGNCTWFDETPVIINDLLMEDISLPCTN; encoded by the exons ATGAAGCAAACTCCCGGGGTGGTCGATCTTCAAATGAACCGTTCGTCGCTGCCAGAAGCTCTGATCCTCCCCTCGAATCTGCTAAAGTTCTTAACT GAGGTGAACAATTCTCCGTCCCAACGGGTTGTTCATGGTGGTTCTCCGCGTTGGTCTTGCCCACCGTCGGGTAGACTGAAGCTAAATGTCGACGGAGCATGGGAGAAGGAGAATTACGTAGGAGGTGTAGGAGTTATCATCAGGAATGATGAAGGATCTTTTATGGGTGCGGCTACCTACATGTTCATGGACGTGTTCTCACGCATCCAGGTGGAAGAATTGGCCATGAGAGTGAGTCTTGAAATGGTGGTTGAAAGGGACTTGAACAAGATTATTATCGAGAGTGATGCGTTTCAGATCATATCGGCAATGAAGGAGCCTTCGGTGAATTTGTCTCTCATTGGACCTATCATCGAGGACATCAAATTCTTACTGTCTATGGTCACTGAAGCTTCGGTTGCCCATGTCTGCCGTCAAGCTAACTCAGTAGCCCATAAATTGGCTCGTTTTGCCCTCCATGGGGGAGGAAATTGTACTTGGTTTGACGAAACTCCTGTCATTATAAATGATCTTCTTATGGAGGACATTTCTCTACCTTGTACTAATTAG
- the LOC137708389 gene encoding pentatricopeptide repeat-containing protein At1g80150, mitochondrial-like — MLSLRTSRRFCNAAIAITSNDCPAAASNRVLNTKPLEEPALVKLKAERDPEKLFHLFKANAHNRLVIENRFAFEDMVSRLAGAHRFDYIEHLLEHQKSLPQGRREGFIMRIITLYGKAGMTKHAIDTFCDMHLYGCSRTVKSFNTALKVLTQTRDLGAIEAFLSEIPEKFDIELDTYSVNIVIKAFCEMGILVKAYQIMVQMEKLGIKPDVITYTTLMSAFYKDNRWEIGNGLWNLMILKGCLPNLATFNVRIQYLVYRRRAWEANRLMGLMQNIEITPDEVTYNLVIKGFCQAGYLEMAKRVYSALHGKGYKPNVKIYQTMIHYLCKGGDFELAYTMCKDCMQKNWFPNVDTIHTLLEGLKKANQLGKAKAIMVLVRKRAPPFSSKQLGALQTILTKS, encoded by the coding sequence ATGCTCTCTCTGCGAACAAGTCGCAGATTCTGTAATGCCGCCATTGCCATAACCTCGAATGATTGCCCTGCAGCTGCGTCCAATCGCGTTTTGAATACGAAACCGTTGGAAGAGCCTGCCCTGGTTAAGCTTAAAGCTGAGAGAGACCCGGAAAAGCTGTTTCATTTGTTTAAGGCCAACGCGCACAATAGGCTTGTCATTGAGAACCGGTTTGCATTTGAAGACATGGTGTCTCGGCTTGCTGGAGCTCACCGGTTTGATTACATTGAACATTTGCTTGAGCATCAGAAGAGCCTTCCCCAAGGTCGGCGAGAAGGGTTTATAATGAGGATTATAACATTGTATGGTAAGGCTGGGATGACTAAGCATGCTATTGATACTTTTTGTGATATGCATTTATATGGTTGTTCTAGGACTGTTAAATCTTTCAACACTGCACTCAAGGTTCTGACTCAAACCCGTGATTTAGGAGCCATAGAGGCATTTTTGAGTGAGATTCCGGAGAAGTTTGACATTGAATTGGATACATATTCGGTCAATATTGTCATAAAGGCTTTTTGCGAAATGGGTATTTTGGTTAAAGCATATCAGATAATGGTACAGATGGAGAAGTTGGGGATAAAACCAGACGTCATTACATACACAACACTGATGTCAGCATTTTATAAGGACAACCGGTGGGAAATTGGTAATGGTTTGTGGAATCTTATGATATTGAAGGGCTGTTTGCCTAATCTTGCGACTTTCAATGTTAGAATCCAGTATCTGGTATATAGGAGACGAGCCTGGGAAGCGAATAGATTGATGGGTTTGATGCAGAATATTGAGATAACACCCGATGAGGTTACCTATAATTTGGTCATCAAAGGTTTTTGTCAGGCGGGGTATCTTGAAATGGCCAAAAGGGTGTATTCTGCTCTACATGGAAAGGGATACAAGCCCAATGTCAAAATTTATCAGACCATGATTCATTATCTTTGTAAAGGAGGAGATTTTGAGTTGGCATATACTATGTGTAAAGATTGCATGCAAAAGAATTGGTTTCCGAATGTGGATACCATTCATACATTGCTTGAAGGCCTAAAGAAGGCAAACCAGCTTGGTAAGGCTAAGGCAATCATGGTGTTGGTTCGAAAAAGGGCGCCTCCATTTTCTTCAAAACAATTGGGTGCTTTGCAAACCATACTGACCAAGAGTTGA